The following are encoded in a window of Halosolutus halophilus genomic DNA:
- a CDS encoding glycosyltransferase family 4 protein — protein sequence MKISHYFELEAHVTGGIRESVKNQRKMLDRLDLQYTTEPTLDADVFHCNLMGPRSVWYAKRARSRGIPVVAHTHVTAEDFGDSFRFTNALARPLKPYLEWAYGLADALVCPSEYNRRLLETYTDVPTSVISNGVDREKLEGFESLEAEYRDRYDLSPPVVFLVGHVIKRKGLETFVELARRLPELDFAWFGPLDRSLKGRETLSLIDNAPDNCTFTGYVDDIRGAYAAGDIFCFPTHEENEGIALLEAMTAGKPILVRDIETFSWLEDGEDCLKVSGSGVGAFEDALERLKDPDRRRRLGTKASARSDAFSLSAVADRYETLYAEVA from the coding sequence ATGAAAATCAGCCACTACTTCGAACTCGAGGCCCACGTCACCGGCGGCATCCGGGAATCGGTCAAGAACCAGCGGAAGATGCTGGATCGGCTGGACCTGCAGTACACGACCGAACCGACCCTCGACGCCGACGTCTTCCACTGTAACCTCATGGGACCTCGATCCGTCTGGTACGCGAAGCGGGCGCGCTCGCGAGGCATCCCCGTCGTCGCGCACACGCACGTGACCGCGGAGGACTTCGGGGACAGTTTCCGGTTCACGAACGCGCTCGCGAGGCCCCTGAAACCGTACCTCGAGTGGGCGTACGGACTGGCCGACGCCCTGGTCTGTCCCTCGGAGTACAACCGACGGCTGCTCGAAACGTACACCGACGTGCCGACGAGCGTCATCTCGAACGGCGTCGACCGCGAGAAACTCGAGGGGTTCGAGTCGCTCGAAGCGGAGTACCGCGACCGGTACGACCTCAGTCCACCCGTCGTCTTCCTCGTCGGCCACGTCATCAAGCGCAAGGGACTGGAGACGTTCGTCGAACTGGCCCGACGACTGCCGGAACTGGACTTCGCGTGGTTCGGTCCGCTCGACCGATCGCTGAAAGGGCGAGAAACGCTGTCGTTGATCGACAACGCTCCGGACAACTGTACGTTCACCGGCTACGTCGACGACATCCGCGGTGCGTACGCGGCGGGCGACATCTTCTGCTTCCCGACCCACGAGGAGAACGAGGGGATCGCGCTGCTGGAGGCGATGACGGCCGGCAAACCGATCCTCGTCCGGGACATCGAGACGTTCTCGTGGCTCGAGGACGGCGAAGACTGCCTGAAGGTGTCGGGGTCGGGGGTTGGCGCGTTCGAAGACGCACTGGAGCGACTCAAAGATCCCGATCGGCGGCGGCGACTCGGAACGAAGGCGTCGGCCCGGAGTGACGCGTTCTCGCTCTCGGCGGTCGCGGATCGCTACGAAACACTGTACGCGGAGGTGGCCTGA
- a CDS encoding PD-(D/E)XK nuclease family protein, with protein MASDREPASNPDANADDPIGLDEIETYLRCPRQYQYEHRQAIYTRTTRDAIDRRTGLYRDVVTSALERCDGGDDATLRETAMESLQERLDASTEADSRLATARHRRYDEASIRNAVANYVDEYGRAHAEGALAIDGTYAYSAGGYTFACPVDCCLTDGGTYEVARFVTTLDGIVWENPYSDPVADYRDREGFYPRQVGSVLRAYATIHAVAAAHGIDVHNVRYRYYAIAQETYPDYEDDGQAPRSGPQVVADRRDVTDACWDAGGACDDVLAEAAGRIVDEDWEPAADRWDDVVARSCRRCKYQSMCLDYINEEVQF; from the coding sequence ATGGCGAGTGATCGCGAGCCCGCGTCGAACCCGGACGCGAACGCGGACGACCCGATCGGGCTCGACGAGATCGAGACGTACCTCCGCTGTCCCCGCCAGTACCAGTACGAACACCGCCAGGCGATTTACACGCGGACGACCCGGGACGCGATCGATCGCCGGACCGGGCTGTACCGGGACGTCGTCACGTCGGCGCTCGAGCGGTGTGACGGAGGGGACGACGCGACGCTCCGCGAGACGGCGATGGAGTCCCTGCAGGAGCGGCTGGACGCGTCGACCGAGGCCGACTCCCGGCTCGCGACCGCCCGTCACCGGCGGTACGACGAGGCCAGTATCCGGAACGCCGTCGCGAACTACGTCGACGAGTACGGGCGGGCCCACGCCGAAGGCGCGCTCGCGATCGACGGGACCTACGCCTACTCGGCGGGTGGGTACACGTTCGCCTGTCCCGTCGATTGCTGTCTGACGGACGGCGGGACCTACGAGGTCGCACGGTTCGTCACGACACTCGACGGGATCGTCTGGGAGAACCCCTACAGCGATCCAGTCGCGGACTACCGGGACCGGGAGGGCTTTTATCCCCGGCAGGTCGGGAGCGTCCTCCGGGCGTACGCGACGATCCACGCCGTCGCGGCGGCCCACGGGATCGACGTCCACAACGTCCGCTACCGCTACTACGCGATCGCCCAGGAGACCTACCCGGACTACGAGGACGACGGGCAGGCACCCCGGTCCGGCCCCCAGGTGGTCGCGGATCGGCGGGACGTGACGGACGCCTGCTGGGACGCCGGCGGAGCGTGTGACGACGTCCTCGCCGAGGCAGCCGGACGGATCGTCGACGAGGACTGGGAACCGGCCGCCGATCGGTGGGACGACGTCGTCGCCCGGTCCTGTCGCCGCTGCAAGTACCAGTCGATGTGTCTGGACTACATCAACGAGGAGGTGCAATTCTGA
- a CDS encoding UvrD-helicase domain-containing protein translates to MTDRGPAVTGDGVPDAVATDDAQLRPRGNQRDVIAATDERILVSAGAGTGKTQTMAWRIEDAIENRGASPERVLVLTFANEAAHAIQDDLGDLLADGRGYDVDAYTYHAFCQQLLVEYAYYFDLAPDFDLVTDDDRRAIVQSLVDDLEYRFVEPIDARTGADRVERDLIDFIEDVKRAGVTPDEVAETLPETATIARLSELVRELHDLGRRLFDTDRNPTLTDDPLAFRDRFRKYRVVLEHKQRGLESGTPVEAEVADYLGSMVDLVDELEDLLLNGASSWYERFVPQVLFAGNVPSFFTDTYQTPIGRLVAYVEMLQQTHDFLPGYRAYERELAGDGEFQQALDYDDLIRQATALLADDAVRSGIVDQWDLLLCDEFQDTDDAQLDLIATLGAETELFVIGDQDQAIYEWRGAHPENMDRITGELDGFERYTLDLNFRSPDAILDLVADLPADTHGLDAFKDDVENAVVTVDAADDEDEQAAQVSTAISKLVKGELAAIEAPELGDVAVLVRTKRQANLVAAQLDEACLPYELAHDMGARTSPGIETVLAFLRVLVDPHDDGSLSRVLAMFYRVPESDLERLNRGETSTYRAMADRPASEFAAPERIERARADVETLRSERHRLSISELYAELKRETRFEWFLTASERRELAAIERLMESFDEGRVTQSMLTEEFVSYLELQGEVTRREPGGELETAEGTGDKVDVMTIFQAKGLEFDVVMLPFLSADNWPPLPPGDVPNPYPRSTHSFAALVDLVDGDRTTSLWTDHSAGEVPEEWRVLHVGLTRAKERLFLFGTDPDAPDVPASQLDEYLSDDVEWSVAGPHMDVWDRITDSYEGLDERFRTDLTEEIDAGLDRESMSLQYFQTPIALDDAIDEALGLARQLRAGTLSSVDPEAVGFRTDLTGGVARELERRHSHSAVETVGQCDRRHVLDHVVDAFADPLGYSLPDSSDATGASPVAIGNLFHFVAEAAFWRDYTDPDEWRTACDRLGRLHDLEEAVPGAKACVDRYFETRAADWESLGAEVPFELADYDPDLSGPIVGAIDAIKRDDDGNVVILDYKTGSQRTEPGESYQLLLYLLAARDVFSTPIRTAGYVYVGSNGPDVQLFSAAQLLDRRSQLTADLRTADESEFGTAQCGPHCRDCMHTSLGCADDAFSE, encoded by the coding sequence ATGACCGATCGAGGGCCAGCAGTCACGGGCGACGGAGTTCCGGATGCCGTCGCGACGGACGACGCGCAACTCCGGCCGCGAGGGAACCAGCGCGACGTCATCGCCGCGACGGACGAGCGGATCCTCGTCAGCGCCGGGGCCGGCACCGGCAAGACGCAGACGATGGCGTGGCGGATCGAGGACGCGATAGAGAACCGCGGGGCGTCGCCGGAGCGCGTCCTCGTGTTGACGTTCGCGAACGAGGCCGCCCACGCCATCCAGGACGACCTGGGCGACCTGCTCGCGGACGGGCGGGGGTACGACGTCGACGCGTACACCTACCACGCGTTCTGTCAGCAGTTGCTCGTCGAGTACGCCTACTACTTCGACCTCGCGCCGGATTTCGACCTCGTCACCGACGACGACCGCCGGGCGATCGTCCAGTCGCTCGTCGACGACCTCGAGTACCGGTTCGTCGAACCGATCGACGCCCGGACCGGTGCCGACCGAGTCGAGCGAGACCTCATCGACTTCATCGAGGACGTCAAACGGGCGGGCGTCACTCCCGACGAGGTCGCCGAAACGCTACCCGAGACCGCCACGATCGCCCGCCTGTCGGAACTGGTCCGGGAACTGCACGACCTCGGCCGGCGGCTGTTCGACACGGATCGGAACCCGACTCTCACCGACGATCCGCTCGCGTTTCGCGATCGATTCCGAAAGTACCGGGTAGTGCTCGAGCACAAACAGCGGGGGCTCGAATCCGGGACGCCCGTCGAGGCCGAGGTGGCCGACTACCTCGGCTCGATGGTCGACCTCGTCGACGAACTGGAGGACCTGCTGTTGAACGGCGCTTCGAGCTGGTACGAGCGGTTCGTCCCGCAGGTCCTCTTCGCCGGCAACGTGCCCTCCTTTTTCACCGACACCTACCAGACGCCGATCGGACGGCTCGTCGCCTACGTCGAGATGCTCCAGCAGACCCACGACTTCCTCCCCGGCTACCGGGCCTACGAGCGAGAACTCGCCGGTGACGGCGAGTTTCAGCAGGCCCTCGATTACGACGATCTCATTCGGCAGGCCACCGCGTTACTGGCGGACGACGCCGTCCGATCGGGGATCGTCGACCAGTGGGATCTGCTCCTCTGTGACGAGTTCCAGGACACCGACGACGCGCAACTCGACCTCATCGCCACGCTGGGCGCCGAGACGGAGCTGTTCGTCATCGGCGATCAGGACCAGGCGATCTACGAGTGGCGGGGTGCCCACCCCGAGAACATGGATCGGATCACCGGCGAACTCGACGGGTTCGAACGCTACACGCTGGACCTGAACTTCCGATCGCCGGACGCGATCCTCGATCTGGTCGCCGACCTGCCGGCCGATACGCACGGACTCGACGCGTTCAAAGACGACGTCGAGAACGCCGTCGTCACGGTCGACGCGGCGGACGACGAGGACGAGCAGGCGGCACAGGTCAGCACGGCCATCTCGAAGCTGGTCAAGGGTGAACTCGCCGCGATCGAGGCACCCGAGCTGGGTGACGTCGCCGTACTCGTCCGGACGAAGCGACAGGCCAATCTGGTCGCCGCCCAGCTCGACGAGGCCTGTCTGCCCTACGAACTGGCCCACGACATGGGCGCCAGGACGTCTCCGGGGATCGAGACGGTGCTCGCCTTCCTCCGGGTGCTCGTCGATCCACACGACGACGGCAGTCTCAGCCGGGTCCTGGCGATGTTCTACCGCGTCCCCGAATCCGATCTGGAGCGGCTCAACCGCGGCGAGACGAGCACGTACCGCGCGATGGCCGATCGGCCGGCGAGCGAGTTCGCCGCGCCGGAGCGCATCGAGCGAGCGCGGGCGGACGTCGAGACCCTCCGATCGGAGCGCCACCGGCTGTCGATCTCGGAACTCTACGCCGAACTCAAGCGGGAGACGCGGTTCGAGTGGTTCCTGACGGCTTCCGAGCGGCGGGAACTCGCCGCGATCGAACGACTCATGGAGTCGTTCGACGAGGGCCGGGTCACGCAGTCGATGCTCACCGAGGAGTTCGTCTCGTATCTCGAACTGCAGGGGGAGGTCACCAGACGAGAGCCGGGCGGCGAACTGGAGACGGCGGAGGGGACGGGGGACAAGGTCGACGTCATGACGATCTTCCAGGCCAAGGGGCTGGAGTTCGACGTCGTGATGCTCCCGTTCCTGAGCGCCGACAACTGGCCGCCGCTCCCGCCCGGGGACGTTCCGAACCCCTATCCCCGGTCGACCCACTCGTTCGCCGCGCTCGTGGATCTCGTCGACGGCGATCGGACCACCTCGCTGTGGACCGACCACTCGGCGGGGGAAGTACCGGAGGAGTGGCGGGTGCTCCACGTCGGGCTGACCCGCGCGAAAGAACGGCTGTTCCTCTTCGGCACCGACCCCGACGCGCCCGACGTCCCGGCCAGCCAACTCGACGAGTACCTCTCCGACGACGTCGAGTGGAGCGTCGCCGGCCCGCACATGGACGTCTGGGACCGGATCACCGACAGCTACGAGGGACTCGACGAGCGGTTCAGAACCGATCTCACGGAGGAGATCGACGCCGGACTGGACCGCGAGTCGATGTCGCTCCAGTACTTCCAGACGCCCATCGCCCTCGACGACGCGATCGACGAGGCGCTGGGACTGGCCCGGCAACTCCGCGCGGGGACGCTCTCGTCGGTCGATCCCGAGGCCGTCGGGTTCCGGACGGACCTCACGGGTGGCGTCGCGCGGGAACTGGAGCGTCGTCACAGCCACAGCGCCGTCGAGACGGTCGGGCAGTGCGACCGACGTCACGTACTCGATCACGTCGTCGACGCGTTCGCGGACCCGCTCGGGTACAGCCTCCCGGACTCGTCCGACGCGACCGGCGCGTCACCCGTCGCGATCGGGAACCTGTTCCACTTCGTCGCGGAAGCGGCGTTCTGGCGGGACTACACCGATCCCGACGAGTGGCGGACGGCCTGCGATCGACTCGGGCGACTCCACGACCTCGAGGAGGCCGTTCCGGGGGCGAAAGCCTGCGTCGATCGATACTTCGAGACACGGGCCGCCGACTGGGAATCGCTCGGCGCGGAAGTCCCGTTCGAACTCGCGGACTACGACCCGGACCTGAGCGGTCCGATCGTCGGTGCGATCGACGCGATCAAGCGGGACGACGACGGGAACGTCGTGATCCTCGATTACAAGACCGGGAGTCAGCGTACGGAACCGGGGGAGAGTTACCAGTTGCTGCTGTACCTCCTCGCCGCCCGGGACGTGTTCTCGACGCCGATCCGAACGGCCGGGTACGTCTACGTCGGTTCGAACGGTCCCGACGTCCAGCTGTTTTCCGCCGCCCAGTTGCTGGACAGGCGATCCCAGTTGACGGCGGACCTCCGGACCGCGGACGAGAGCGAGTTCGGAACTGCCCAGTGTGGCCCCCACTGCCGGGACTGCATGCACACGTCGCTCGGCTGCGCCGACGACGCGTTCTCCGAGTGA
- a CDS encoding glycosyltransferase, whose translation MKIGFFTDSYFPEIDGVTYTIDLWREKLERNGHEVYVVYPDGDYEPEEREIPVKSLPNPFYAGYRIPLFKRSSTLPDLDVVHCHGPAPVGILGRYYAWKHDLPAIYTHHTPLEEYFHQSIKSKSIAALLRKAYVPWENSLLRSFDVVTASTTRINRDVQHVQLPVGIDTEFFQPTETDWYSDPERTVIGYSGRLSMEKNVSEILRVAAELPDYEFVIVGEGPYRDRLERDAPDNVTIREFLSRSALPIFYSSIDVFVTASTADTLGLSTLEANACGTPVVAPDVPPFDRTIGPDNGDRFEYGDLEAMADRIEHCLETEWDTRTAVEQYAVHRTLTELEQMYFETSLSKDETAVETGSRWQPTDD comes from the coding sequence ATGAAAATCGGATTTTTCACGGACAGTTACTTTCCCGAAATCGACGGCGTAACGTACACGATCGACCTCTGGCGCGAGAAGTTAGAACGAAACGGGCACGAGGTGTACGTCGTCTATCCGGACGGCGACTACGAACCGGAGGAGCGAGAGATCCCCGTCAAGTCGCTTCCGAACCCGTTCTACGCCGGATACCGGATCCCGCTGTTCAAACGGTCCTCGACGCTCCCCGACCTCGACGTCGTTCACTGCCACGGGCCGGCTCCGGTCGGCATCCTCGGCCGATACTACGCGTGGAAACACGATCTGCCGGCTATCTATACCCATCACACGCCGCTCGAAGAGTACTTCCACCAGAGCATCAAATCGAAGTCGATCGCAGCGCTCCTCCGGAAGGCGTACGTGCCCTGGGAGAACTCGTTGCTCCGGAGTTTCGACGTCGTGACCGCCTCGACGACACGAATCAACCGCGACGTCCAGCACGTTCAGCTTCCGGTCGGCATCGACACGGAGTTCTTCCAGCCGACCGAGACGGACTGGTACTCCGATCCCGAGCGGACGGTGATCGGGTACAGCGGACGGCTCAGCATGGAAAAAAACGTCAGCGAGATCCTCCGCGTGGCCGCCGAGTTGCCCGACTACGAGTTCGTCATCGTCGGCGAGGGACCGTACCGTGACAGACTCGAACGGGACGCTCCCGACAACGTGACGATCCGTGAGTTCCTCTCCAGGAGCGCGTTACCGATCTTCTACTCCTCGATCGACGTCTTCGTGACTGCCTCGACCGCGGACACCCTGGGTCTCTCGACGCTCGAGGCCAACGCCTGTGGGACCCCCGTCGTGGCCCCCGACGTCCCGCCGTTCGATCGAACGATCGGGCCCGACAACGGCGACCGATTCGAGTACGGCGACCTCGAGGCGATGGCCGACAGAATAGAACACTGTCTGGAAACCGAATGGGACACCAGAACGGCCGTCGAACAGTACGCCGTTCATCGAACCCTGACGGAACTCGAGCAGATGTATTTCGAGACGTCGCTCTCGAAAGACGAGACGGCGGTCGAAACCGGGAGCCGCTGGCAACCCACCGACGATTAG
- a CDS encoding sulfatase — protein sequence MDRTRPSNVLFVVLDTVRKDHLGPYGYERETTPTLSDFATEATVFESAVAPAPWTLPVHASLFTGRYPSQHGADQGSPYLEDATTLASVLSAVGYDTACYSSNAWITPYTGLTDGFDDHDSFFEVLPRDVLSGPLASAWQAVNDNAYLRDLASTIVHIGAKAHAKLASGDGADSKTPSVIDRTKSFIDDSESERGWFAFVNLMDAHLPYYPPEEYREEFAPGVDPDDVCQNSKEYNSGARDIDDEEWADIRGLYDAEIAHMDAELGRLFDWLRETGQWEETTVVVAADHGELHGEHGLYGHEFALYDELVNVPLVVKHPDLEADRRDDLVELLDCYHTLLDVLDVDPDAVAETGDGDAVAYDPTRSLLSSEYRAFDGAADPDPGQRAVRERDDDADYAFVEYAQPVIELHHLEEKASEAGIELGDDHRAYSRLRAARSTDAKYVRADRISDEGFRLDDDPREETPVDPADDERVAATERALARFENAVGGAWDVPTETDADEADALAEADEETRDRLRELGYLE from the coding sequence ATGGACAGGACTCGTCCGTCGAACGTGCTCTTCGTCGTTCTGGACACGGTCCGGAAAGACCATCTCGGCCCGTACGGGTACGAGCGGGAGACGACGCCTACGCTCTCGGACTTCGCGACGGAAGCGACCGTCTTCGAGTCGGCGGTCGCGCCAGCACCGTGGACCCTGCCGGTCCACGCCTCGCTGTTTACCGGCCGCTATCCGAGTCAACACGGGGCCGACCAGGGGAGTCCATACCTCGAGGACGCGACGACGCTCGCGTCGGTCCTCTCGGCGGTCGGCTACGACACGGCGTGTTACTCCTCGAACGCCTGGATCACACCCTACACCGGCCTCACCGACGGATTCGACGACCACGACTCGTTCTTCGAGGTCCTCCCTCGTGACGTCCTCTCGGGTCCGCTGGCCAGCGCGTGGCAGGCCGTCAACGACAACGCGTACCTCCGCGATCTGGCGTCGACGATTGTCCATATCGGGGCCAAGGCCCACGCCAAACTTGCCAGCGGCGACGGAGCGGACTCGAAGACGCCGTCGGTCATCGATCGAACGAAATCGTTCATCGACGACAGCGAGAGCGAACGGGGCTGGTTCGCGTTCGTCAACCTGATGGACGCCCACCTGCCCTACTACCCGCCCGAGGAGTACCGCGAGGAGTTCGCTCCCGGCGTCGACCCCGACGACGTCTGCCAGAACTCCAAGGAGTACAATTCGGGCGCGCGGGACATCGACGACGAGGAGTGGGCGGACATCCGCGGGCTCTACGACGCCGAAATCGCCCACATGGACGCCGAACTCGGTCGGCTGTTCGACTGGCTGCGCGAGACCGGCCAGTGGGAGGAGACGACCGTCGTCGTTGCGGCCGACCACGGCGAACTCCACGGCGAACACGGCCTCTACGGCCACGAGTTTGCCCTCTACGACGAACTCGTCAACGTTCCCCTCGTGGTGAAACACCCCGACCTCGAGGCCGATCGCCGCGACGACCTCGTCGAGTTACTGGACTGCTATCACACGCTCCTCGACGTCCTGGACGTCGATCCCGACGCCGTGGCCGAGACGGGCGACGGGGACGCCGTCGCGTACGATCCGACGCGATCGCTGCTCTCGAGCGAGTACCGGGCGTTCGACGGGGCGGCGGATCCGGATCCCGGCCAGCGAGCCGTCCGCGAGCGGGACGACGACGCCGACTACGCGTTCGTCGAGTACGCCCAGCCGGTCATCGAACTCCACCACCTGGAGGAGAAGGCGAGCGAGGCCGGCATCGAACTGGGCGACGATCACCGGGCCTACTCGCGACTGCGCGCCGCCCGGAGTACCGACGCGAAGTACGTCCGCGCGGACCGCATTTCCGACGAGGGGTTTCGACTCGACGACGACCCGCGAGAGGAGACGCCGGTCGACCCGGCCGACGACGAGCGCGTCGCCGCCACGGAGCGGGCGCTCGCCCGGTTCGAGAACGCCGTCGGCGGCGCGTGGGACGTCCCGACCGAGACGGACGCCGACGAGGCGGACGCCCTGGCCGAGGCCGACGAGGAGACCCGCGATCGGTTGCGCGAACTCGGCTATCTGGAGTGA
- a CDS encoding lysylphosphatidylglycerol synthase transmembrane domain-containing protein — MNERNRRAFFIGVFGAIAVFAVLFFAVGARSVVDSLLTADLSLVGATFGLAVCWLAAWSLMLRTVLATLSVDIPIVKSFFVYAGAVFANNVTPFGQAGGEPIAALLISKVSDARYETGLVGIASVDVINVVPSISLVLVGVGYYATTAAVGERLETAVGSAVALIGGIILVMVIVWRYRHVIVDRLPAIIAPRIGRLGLERFDTGSLEGDLRERMGRFFENIERVGTDRWRLSAVIGLSLCGWLFQTAALMLAFAALGYSVPPYVLLFVIPLANLAGAAPLPGGLGGIEAAFVTLLVPTTGIPASDITAAVLIFRGAIYWMPVLIGGVSVSAFGVRALE, encoded by the coding sequence ATGAACGAGCGAAACCGGCGCGCGTTTTTTATCGGCGTCTTCGGGGCGATCGCGGTGTTCGCCGTCCTGTTTTTCGCCGTCGGCGCGCGAAGCGTCGTCGACTCGCTGTTGACGGCGGATCTCTCCCTGGTCGGCGCGACGTTCGGCCTCGCAGTCTGCTGGCTGGCCGCCTGGAGTCTCATGCTCCGGACCGTGCTGGCCACCCTCAGCGTCGATATCCCGATCGTCAAGTCCTTCTTCGTCTACGCCGGGGCCGTCTTCGCCAACAACGTCACCCCCTTCGGTCAGGCCGGCGGCGAACCGATCGCAGCGCTGCTCATCTCGAAGGTCTCCGACGCCCGCTACGAGACCGGCCTCGTCGGAATCGCGAGCGTCGACGTCATCAACGTCGTTCCCTCGATCTCGCTCGTCCTCGTCGGCGTCGGCTACTACGCGACCACCGCCGCCGTGGGCGAGCGCCTCGAGACGGCCGTCGGGTCGGCGGTCGCGCTGATCGGCGGCATCATCCTCGTCATGGTGATCGTGTGGCGATACCGACACGTGATCGTCGATCGTCTCCCCGCGATCATCGCACCCCGCATCGGCCGACTCGGTCTCGAACGCTTCGACACCGGGTCGCTCGAGGGGGATCTCAGGGAGCGAATGGGGCGGTTCTTCGAGAATATCGAACGCGTGGGGACGGACCGGTGGCGTCTCTCCGCGGTGATCGGGCTGTCGCTGTGTGGGTGGCTCTTTCAGACGGCCGCGCTAATGCTCGCGTTCGCCGCCCTCGGCTACAGCGTCCCGCCGTACGTCCTGCTGTTCGTGATTCCGCTCGCCAACCTCGCGGGAGCCGCCCCGCTCCCGGGCGGACTCGGCGGGATCGAGGCCGCGTTCGTCACGCTGCTCGTGCCGACGACCGGGATCCCGGCGTCGGACATCACCGCCGCCGTCCTCATCTTCCGCGGGGCGATCTACTGGATGCCGGTCCTGATCGGCGGCGTCTCGGTGTCGGCGTTCGGGGTCCGGGCGCTGGAGTGA
- a CDS encoding cation:proton antiporter, translating into MQELNVALVTIGGLTLLLSLIGGLLKNRIYFLSEPMAAVILGIVIGPLGLGLLRLSHWGDPFTITEQFARLTVGLAVMAAALRLPRRYFREHVRSMAVVLVPGMITMWLVSGALVYALLGVPVWVALLVGAIVTPTDPVLAGTIVTGSGAEENIPRSIRSVLTGESGANDGLAYPLVFLPILVLEHSPQRAIVDWVLESLLWEVGAAVVIGAAVGAAAGWIERESHDHAFLEETSLLTATVALTFAVLGGVKLLGSDGILAAFVAGLLFNRFADAGDEADEQKVQEAVLRLFTVPVFVVFGLTLPVEQWLALGWAGVALAAGVLLLRRVPMMVMFSRFVEPIDEKRGALFAGWFGPIGVAAIFYAMVADRLVGQGIVWGATSLVIASSVLVHGITATPLTKLYGRTTGRSREESKRPDAASFSGE; encoded by the coding sequence ATGCAAGAGCTGAACGTCGCACTCGTTACGATCGGTGGGTTGACGCTGCTGTTGAGTCTGATCGGCGGGTTACTGAAAAACAGGATATACTTCCTCTCGGAGCCGATGGCCGCGGTGATCCTCGGGATCGTGATCGGTCCCCTGGGGCTCGGTTTGCTCCGTCTCTCCCACTGGGGGGATCCGTTCACGATCACTGAGCAGTTCGCCCGGCTCACTGTCGGACTCGCCGTCATGGCTGCCGCACTCCGGCTTCCCCGGCGGTACTTCCGGGAGCACGTGCGCTCGATGGCGGTGGTTCTGGTTCCGGGAATGATCACGATGTGGCTCGTCAGTGGCGCGCTCGTCTACGCGCTGTTGGGCGTCCCCGTCTGGGTCGCGTTGCTCGTCGGAGCGATCGTTACGCCCACGGATCCGGTTCTCGCGGGAACGATCGTCACGGGCAGCGGCGCAGAGGAGAACATTCCGCGATCGATTCGATCCGTCCTCACCGGTGAATCGGGCGCGAACGACGGGCTGGCGTATCCGCTCGTCTTCCTGCCGATACTGGTCCTCGAACACTCACCGCAGCGGGCGATCGTCGACTGGGTTCTCGAGTCGCTCCTCTGGGAGGTCGGTGCGGCCGTGGTGATCGGTGCGGCCGTCGGCGCAGCCGCCGGCTGGATCGAGCGGGAGTCCCACGACCACGCGTTCCTCGAGGAGACCTCGCTGCTCACCGCGACCGTAGCGTTAACCTTCGCCGTGCTGGGTGGCGTCAAGTTGCTCGGAAGCGACGGCATCCTCGCGGCGTTCGTCGCCGGATTGCTGTTCAACCGATTCGCCGACGCGGGCGACGAGGCCGACGAACAGAAGGTCCAGGAGGCGGTGCTTCGCCTGTTCACCGTCCCGGTCTTCGTCGTCTTCGGGCTGACGCTACCGGTGGAGCAGTGGCTCGCGCTTGGCTGGGCCGGGGTCGCGCTCGCGGCCGGCGTGTTGCTCCTCCGGCGCGTTCCGATGATGGTCATGTTCTCCCGCTTCGTCGAACCGATCGACGAGAAGCGAGGTGCCCTCTTCGCGGGCTGGTTCGGCCCGATCGGCGTCGCGGCCATCTTTTACGCGATGGTCGCGGATCGGCTAGTCGGGCAGGGGATCGTCTGGGGGGCGACCAGTCTCGTCATCGCGAGTTCGGTACTGGTTCACGGTATCACGGCGACGCCGTTGACGAAACTGTACGGCCGCACGACCGGGCGGTCCCGGGAGGAGTCGAAACGGCCGGACGCGGCGTCTTTCTCGGGAGAGTGA